A window from Triticum aestivum cultivar Chinese Spring chromosome 6D, IWGSC CS RefSeq v2.1, whole genome shotgun sequence encodes these proteins:
- the LOC123143196 gene encoding uncharacterized protein isoform X4 — protein sequence MVFGTRNTHGRECGLPLRPPLLCLTTAATTLRPSPPSGMLSQKPTLKLCKSIISFEFAMEREVLTILKGVNKSRRRLTSWFGTISRLASWKTSGENMY from the exons ATGGTCTTCGGCACAAGAAATACCCATGGACGTGAGTGCGGGCTGCCGCTCCGGCCTCCACTCCTCTGCTTGACCACCGCTGCCACCACGTTGAGGCCCTCGCCACCAAGCGGCATGCTTTCCC AAAAGCCTACTTTAAAGCTGTGTAAATCCATTATTTCCTTTGAGTTTGCCATGGAG CGCGAAGTGCTTACAATTCTCAAAGGCGTCAACAAGTCCAGGAGGAGATTGACAAG TTGGTTTGGTACCATCAGCCGATTGGCCAGTTGGAAAACCAGCGGGGAAAACATGTACT GA
- the LOC123143196 gene encoding uncharacterized protein isoform X2, with protein sequence MVFGTRNTHGRECGLPLRPPLLCLTTAATTLRPSPPSGMLSQKPTLKLCKSIISFEFAMEREVLTILKGVNKSRRRLTRCRNSCCKERRHGLVCMTLSSIGWRYINVDT encoded by the exons ATGGTCTTCGGCACAAGAAATACCCATGGACGTGAGTGCGGGCTGCCGCTCCGGCCTCCACTCCTCTGCTTGACCACCGCTGCCACCACGTTGAGGCCCTCGCCACCAAGCGGCATGCTTTCCC AAAAGCCTACTTTAAAGCTGTGTAAATCCATTATTTCCTTTGAGTTTGCCATGGAG CGCGAAGTGCTTACAATTCTCAAAGGCGTCAACAAGTCCAGGAGGAGATTGACAAGGTGCAG GAATTCTTGTTGTAAAGAGCGAAGGCATGGTTTGGTTTGCATGACATTATCTTCAATTGGCTGGAGATATATAAATGTTGATACTTGA
- the LOC123143196 gene encoding uncharacterized protein isoform X3 — translation MVFGTRNTHGRECGLPLRPPLLCLTTAATTLRPSPPSGMLSQKPTLKLCKSIISFEFAMEREVLTILKGVNKSRRRLTRNSCCKERRHGLVCMTLSSIGWRYINVDT, via the exons ATGGTCTTCGGCACAAGAAATACCCATGGACGTGAGTGCGGGCTGCCGCTCCGGCCTCCACTCCTCTGCTTGACCACCGCTGCCACCACGTTGAGGCCCTCGCCACCAAGCGGCATGCTTTCCC AAAAGCCTACTTTAAAGCTGTGTAAATCCATTATTTCCTTTGAGTTTGCCATGGAG CGCGAAGTGCTTACAATTCTCAAAGGCGTCAACAAGTCCAGGAGGAGATTGACAAG GAATTCTTGTTGTAAAGAGCGAAGGCATGGTTTGGTTTGCATGACATTATCTTCAATTGGCTGGAGATATATAAATGTTGATACTTGA
- the LOC123143196 gene encoding uncharacterized protein isoform X1: MVFGTRNTHGRECGLPLRPPLLCLTTAATTLRPSPPSGMLSQKPTLKLCKSIISFEFAMEREVLTILKGVNKSRRRLTSWFGTISRLASWKTSGENMNSCCKERRHGLVCMTLSSIGWRYINVDT; the protein is encoded by the exons ATGGTCTTCGGCACAAGAAATACCCATGGACGTGAGTGCGGGCTGCCGCTCCGGCCTCCACTCCTCTGCTTGACCACCGCTGCCACCACGTTGAGGCCCTCGCCACCAAGCGGCATGCTTTCCC AAAAGCCTACTTTAAAGCTGTGTAAATCCATTATTTCCTTTGAGTTTGCCATGGAG CGCGAAGTGCTTACAATTCTCAAAGGCGTCAACAAGTCCAGGAGGAGATTGACAAG TTGGTTTGGTACCATCAGCCGATTGGCCAGTTGGAAAACCAGCGGGGAAAACAT GAATTCTTGTTGTAAAGAGCGAAGGCATGGTTTGGTTTGCATGACATTATCTTCAATTGGCTGGAGATATATAAATGTTGATACTTGA